From Campylobacter sp. MG1, a single genomic window includes:
- the nspC gene encoding carboxynorspermidine decarboxylase encodes MNHSIKNIKTPAYICYESKLKNNLEIFKKIQEESGVKVLLALKGFAFSAAMPLIKNYLKGCTCSGLWEAKFAKEFVDKEIHTYAPAFSNDDLEEILNLSHHIVVNSLNEYKKVINHKNYKNQSLGIRCNLEFSVAPKEIYNPCGKFSRLGIKAKDLLDSEIIVDGLHFHALCEESFESLEKVFKVFEDNFLKPYLAKHPLKWINFGGGHHITKKGYKVEELIQFLKAIKSKYNLEIYLEPGEAIGWQTGDLIASVLDIVENEKKIAILDICAEAHMPDTIIMPYTSEVKNAKILASRDELAETKSTKNSYLLTGNSCLAGDIMGEYEFNQELNIGDKIIFCDQIHYTIVKNTTFNGVKLPSLIYVGEDGSIKSQKEFNFNDYSRRN; translated from the coding sequence ATGAATCACAGCATTAAGAATATTAAAACACCAGCTTACATTTGCTACGAAAGCAAACTAAAAAATAACCTTGAAATCTTTAAAAAAATTCAAGAAGAAAGTGGAGTTAAAGTCTTATTAGCTTTAAAAGGATTTGCATTTAGTGCTGCTATGCCTTTAATTAAAAATTACTTAAAAGGTTGCACTTGCAGTGGGTTGTGGGAAGCAAAATTTGCTAAAGAATTTGTAGATAAAGAAATCCACACTTACGCACCAGCATTTAGCAATGACGATTTAGAAGAAATATTAAATCTTAGTCATCATATAGTGGTTAATTCATTGAATGAATATAAAAAAGTTATAAATCATAAAAATTATAAAAATCAATCTTTAGGAATTCGCTGTAATTTAGAGTTTTCAGTAGCTCCAAAAGAAATTTATAATCCTTGCGGCAAATTCTCAAGGCTTGGCATTAAAGCAAAGGATTTATTGGATAGCGAAATAATAGTTGATGGGCTACATTTTCACGCTTTATGCGAAGAGAGTTTTGAGAGTTTAGAAAAAGTCTTTAAAGTATTTGAAGATAATTTCTTAAAACCATATCTAGCAAAACACCCATTAAAATGGATTAATTTTGGTGGCGGTCATCATATCACAAAAAAAGGCTATAAAGTAGAAGAATTAATTCAATTCTTAAAAGCTATTAAATCAAAATATAATCTTGAAATATACCTTGAGCCAGGAGAAGCTATTGGTTGGCAAACGGGGGATTTAATAGCTAGTGTTTTAGATATTGTTGAAAATGAGAAAAAAATAGCAATTTTAGATATTTGTGCTGAAGCTCATATGCCTGATACTATCATTATGCCTTACACTAGCGAAGTAAAAAATGCAAAAATCCTAGCAAGTCGTGATGAATTAGCAGAGACTAAAAGCACTAAAAATAGCTATCTTTTAACAGGTAATTCTTGCCTTGCAGGAGATATTATGGGTGAATATGAGTTTAATCAAGAACTAAATATAGGAGATAAGATAATATTTTGCGACCAAATTCATTACACAATAGTAAAAAATACAACTTTTAACGGAGTAAAATTACCAAGTTTAATTTATGTTGGTGAAGATGGTAGCATTAAAAGTCAAAAAGAATTTAATTTTAATGACTATTCAAGGAGAAATTAA
- a CDS encoding putative bifunctional diguanylate cyclase/phosphodiesterase, whose product MKERTSILEESVKNILIYAMIFFIIMAIIGVFVVKNNYNDEIAQLEEKYKEQINLSSNKYIQEEIDNIKKYLDDGFSYLENSAKEFIDSNYNFAYNYYHSSNNKDEALDFLIKNTKYPIKYKIYNGIDPEYQYYTKYMELDNGKMLKINIDEQKYKETQRKVALENIKNLHNIHLSNFDAKEIDDDFTFLDNESWYCVYENNIYTCYDKNWWIKIEFSAKTSALEDSLIKAKSDRFLFFIKQSIYISIAMLFGYLLLYLYTLKKRKEVKEQIEIATNHFDDALNTQIANFNKLKSINTDFTYKEFRTLSYALLRFIRKIKAKDSHLKKQAYIDNITGLMNMVSVYESLKLYNKKQGKVLLFCFLNIASFRAYNSMYGRNFGDEILKLVGFRLYSIMKNIPVNDDEHTESNRYKNNDKYLFIQNNETFECLARISADEFLLVTEVNENEDFYKIAKSYQQKLISKNIKINSNDENISYEPFKINARIGYCVYPNDSDNILECIGNADLAIENDKATGDNVVFGYTKEIGEQNEADLKLQQDIRNGIVNKEFLLYYQPKVDCQSGKIIGAEALVRWQKGDKLIFPDQFIGLCEKSNLIITLGNEIIKMACDAQRRWIQQGLKLKLSINLSTKQLLNENIINTIEKNMQGIDPSLLEFEITESFSIENAASKGIIDKIKKLNVGLSMDDFGKGYSSLSYLNNKDLDFDVVKIDKCFIQNIDKNERNKKLVAFIVKMIKSLNKRSVAEGVENEEILTFLQSLGCDEYQGYYFSKPVPEKILLERVYNNAKN is encoded by the coding sequence ATGAAAGAAAGAACGTCTATATTAGAAGAGTCAGTAAAAAACATATTAATTTATGCGATGATATTTTTCATCATTATGGCTATTATAGGAGTTTTTGTAGTAAAAAATAATTATAATGATGAGATTGCACAACTAGAAGAAAAATATAAAGAACAAATAAATTTATCATCTAATAAATATATTCAAGAAGAAATTGATAATATAAAAAAATACCTAGATGATGGATTTTCATATCTTGAAAATAGTGCTAAGGAATTTATAGATAGCAACTACAATTTTGCATATAACTATTATCACAGTAGCAATAATAAAGATGAAGCATTAGATTTTTTAATAAAAAACACTAAATATCCAATAAAATATAAAATTTATAATGGGATTGACCCAGAATATCAATATTATACTAAATATATGGAATTAGATAATGGTAAAATGCTAAAAATCAATATAGATGAACAAAAGTATAAAGAAACTCAAAGAAAAGTTGCATTAGAAAATATTAAAAATTTACACAACATACATTTATCAAATTTTGATGCTAAAGAAATTGATGATGATTTTACATTTTTAGATAACGAATCTTGGTACTGCGTATATGAAAATAATATTTATACTTGTTATGACAAAAACTGGTGGATAAAAATAGAATTTAGTGCTAAAACATCAGCATTAGAAGATTCTTTAATAAAAGCTAAAAGCGACAGATTTTTATTTTTTATAAAGCAAAGTATATACATAAGTATCGCTATGTTATTTGGTTATTTATTACTTTACTTATACACTCTAAAGAAAAGAAAAGAAGTAAAAGAGCAAATTGAAATAGCAACAAATCATTTTGACGATGCACTTAATACTCAAATAGCTAATTTTAATAAACTAAAATCAATTAACACTGATTTTACATATAAAGAATTTAGAACTTTAAGCTACGCTTTACTTAGATTTATTAGAAAAATTAAGGCAAAAGATAGCCACTTGAAAAAACAAGCTTACATAGATAATATTACAGGTCTTATGAATATGGTAAGTGTATATGAAAGCCTAAAATTATATAACAAAAAACAAGGTAAAGTTTTATTATTTTGTTTTTTAAATATTGCATCATTTAGAGCTTACAACTCTATGTATGGTAGAAATTTTGGTGATGAAATTCTCAAATTAGTTGGATTTAGGCTATATTCAATTATGAAAAATATACCTGTAAACGATGATGAGCATACAGAAAGTAATAGATATAAAAATAATGATAAATATTTATTTATTCAAAATAATGAAACTTTTGAATGCTTAGCTAGAATTAGTGCTGATGAATTCTTATTAGTAACAGAAGTTAATGAAAATGAAGACTTTTACAAAATTGCTAAAAGCTACCAACAAAAACTTATAAGCAAAAATATAAAAATAAATTCAAATGATGAAAATATAAGCTATGAGCCATTTAAAATAAATGCTAGAATAGGATATTGCGTATATCCTAATGATAGTGATAATATATTAGAGTGTATAGGAAATGCCGATTTAGCAATAGAAAATGATAAAGCGACTGGAGATAATGTAGTATTTGGTTATACTAAAGAAATAGGAGAACAAAACGAAGCTGATTTAAAATTACAGCAAGATATTAGAAATGGTATTGTAAATAAAGAATTCTTATTATATTATCAGCCAAAAGTTGATTGTCAAAGTGGCAAAATAATAGGGGCTGAAGCTCTAGTTAGATGGCAAAAAGGAGATAAATTAATATTTCCTGACCAATTTATAGGACTTTGTGAAAAAAGTAATTTAATTATTACTTTAGGTAATGAAATTATAAAAATGGCTTGTGATGCTCAAAGAAGATGGATACAACAGGGTTTAAAACTAAAACTAAGTATAAATTTAAGCACAAAACAACTATTAAATGAAAATATAATTAATACAATAGAAAAAAATATGCAAGGGATAGATCCTAGTTTATTAGAATTTGAAATTACTGAAAGCTTTTCAATAGAAAACGCTGCTAGTAAAGGTATCATTGATAAAATCAAAAAACTTAATGTAGGCTTATCAATGGATGATTTTGGTAAAGGATATAGCTCATTATCATATTTAAATAATAAAGATTTAGATTTTGATGTTGTAAAAATTGATAAATGTTTCATACAAAATATTGACAAAAATGAAAGAAATAAAAAATTAGTTGCATTTATTGTAAAAATGATTAAATCATTAAACAAACGCTCAGTGGCTGAAGGTGTTGAAAATGAAGAAATACTAACATTTTTACAATCTTTAGGATGTGATGAATATCAAGGATATTATTTTAGTAAGCCAGTACCTGAAAAAATACTATTAGAAAGGGTTTATAACAATGCCAAAAATTAA
- a CDS encoding MoaD/ThiS family protein, which translates to MPKINFLGPINKDSITIKAQNLEEIKSILNKDSDLKEWLKISAIAVNDTIISDINMQLKDDDIVSILPPVCGG; encoded by the coding sequence ATGCCAAAAATTAATTTTTTAGGTCCTATTAATAAGGATAGCATAACAATAAAAGCACAAAATTTAGAAGAAATAAAAAGTATATTAAATAAAGATAGTGACTTAAAAGAATGGTTAAAAATAAGTGCTATTGCTGTTAATGATACAATAATAAGTGATATAAATATGCAATTAAAAGATGATGATATTGTAAGTATATTGCCACCAGTTTGTGGGGGTTAA
- a CDS encoding molybdopterin synthase catalytic subunit, which translates to MQNFKIFNNALDEKALYSEFCGICKELNYGAFLSFSGIIRAEGNISGLSFDIYEPILKKWFDDWCEKTRNLNIRLFFAHAKGDVLVGECSYFAGIASSHRKNGLDIFAKFIEDFKQNAPIWKYDLIDNQRIYAKDRSFKLPNAGIMSIK; encoded by the coding sequence ATGCAAAACTTTAAAATATTTAATAATGCTCTTGATGAAAAAGCTTTATATAGTGAATTTTGTGGAATTTGCAAAGAGTTAAATTATGGAGCATTTTTAAGTTTTAGCGGGATAATTAGAGCAGAAGGCAATATTAGCGGTCTTAGTTTTGATATATATGAGCCAATTTTAAAAAAATGGTTTGATGATTGGTGTGAGAAAACTAGGAATTTAAATATTAGACTATTTTTTGCACACGCAAAAGGAGATGTATTAGTAGGTGAATGCTCTTATTTTGCTGGGATTGCAAGTTCGCATAGAAAAAACGGCTTAGATATATTTGCTAAGTTTATTGAAGATTTTAAGCAAAATGCACCTATTTGGAAATATGATTTGATTGATAATCAAAGAATTTATGCTAAAGATAGAAGTTTTAAATTACCGAATGCAGGGATAATGAGTATTAAATGA
- a CDS encoding putative quinol monooxygenase, translated as MVDDNINNKMLVRISVVEVYPEYLDEYLVIAKEVAEASIEKEKGVISIYPMMLVKNNNIINILEIYKDQESYNKHINSEHFQKYKKGTLHMVKSLELLDSYQLSDKNFKAIFKRQ; from the coding sequence ATGGTTGATGATAATATTAATAATAAAATGTTGGTTAGAATTTCTGTTGTTGAAGTTTATCCAGAGTATCTTGATGAATACCTTGTTATTGCAAAAGAAGTTGCTGAAGCTTCAATTGAAAAAGAAAAGGGTGTAATATCTATTTATCCAATGATGCTTGTAAAAAATAATAATATAATTAATATTTTAGAAATTTATAAAGATCAAGAATCTTATAATAAGCATATTAATTCCGAGCATTTTCAAAAATATAAAAAAGGCACATTGCATATGGTAAAATCTCTTGAGTTGCTTGATTCTTATCAATTAAGTGATAAAAATTTTAAAGCAATTTTTAAAAGACAATAA
- a CDS encoding major outer membrane protein codes for MKLVKLSLAAVVAAGSFSFANAVALDEAIQNVDLSGYLRYRYDTLRDKSVETTKAGSVTTYDNDGNAKQAHRYKAVLNFQADIADNFKAHTTFEYSNTQEDGYGETANANVNNTFKVTNAYLSYTNFDTTFNIGRQTIGSIWTDDLFANGIKVVNNSIEGLTLAAYVFDNYNADGDLYAANEVRYYDKDGKKQEDSLLGMIQKNPKAKVDLLGRNLYGVAAIGSFAPVDFQVWVAYMNKIGTFYAVDFAANLGDKDDFAYRIHAQYAGNSLKKGEFKELIGVDESPVANGNFYGIEAGFDAFGADFNLGYVAYGKKDKFTVNTIEDEGQLINVGEIVMSDYQLGYGKKDFVFLTLGYTYADVRFGVDLVYGKNKFAVSDKVNGKDKLFEVTPRLSYKYSDKLEFSSFYAYGKRKTTVEGKEGNTKDTEKQIRLEAKYTF; via the coding sequence ATGAAATTAGTTAAATTAAGTTTAGCTGCTGTTGTAGCTGCAGGTTCTTTTTCTTTTGCTAACGCTGTTGCATTAGACGAAGCTATTCAAAATGTTGATTTATCAGGTTACTTAAGATATAGATATGATACGCTAAGAGATAAAAGCGTTGAAACAACTAAAGCTGGTTCAGTAACAACTTACGATAATGATGGTAATGCTAAACAAGCTCACAGATATAAAGCTGTTTTAAATTTCCAAGCTGATATCGCTGATAATTTTAAAGCTCATACTACTTTTGAATATTCAAATACTCAAGAAGATGGCTATGGCGAAACAGCTAATGCAAATGTAAATAATACATTTAAAGTAACAAATGCTTACCTAAGCTATACAAACTTTGATACAACATTTAATATCGGTAGACAAACAATCGGTTCAATTTGGACAGATGATTTATTTGCAAACGGTATTAAAGTAGTAAATAACAGCATTGAAGGTCTAACTTTAGCTGCTTATGTATTTGATAACTACAATGCTGATGGTGATTTATATGCTGCAAATGAAGTTAGATATTATGATAAAGATGGTAAAAAACAAGAAGATAGTTTATTAGGAATGATTCAAAAGAATCCAAAAGCAAAAGTTGATTTATTAGGTAGAAACCTATACGGTGTTGCTGCAATCGGTAGCTTTGCTCCAGTTGATTTTCAAGTATGGGTTGCTTATATGAATAAAATTGGAACATTCTATGCAGTTGATTTTGCAGCTAACTTAGGTGATAAAGATGATTTTGCTTATAGAATTCACGCTCAATATGCTGGTAATAGCTTGAAAAAAGGTGAATTTAAAGAATTAATAGGCGTAGATGAAAGCCCAGTTGCTAATGGTAATTTCTATGGTATTGAAGCTGGATTTGATGCATTTGGTGCTGACTTTAACCTAGGTTATGTAGCTTATGGTAAAAAAGATAAATTTACTGTAAATACAATTGAAGATGAAGGACAATTAATCAATGTTGGTGAAATCGTAATGAGTGATTATCAATTAGGTTATGGTAAAAAAGATTTCGTATTCTTAACACTAGGCTATACTTATGCTGATGTAAGATTTGGTGTAGATTTAGTTTATGGTAAAAACAAATTCGCAGTATCTGATAAAGTAAATGGTAAAGATAAATTATTTGAAGTTACCCCAAGACTATCATATAAATATAGTGATAAATTAGAGTTCTCATCATTCTATGCTTATGGTAAAAGAAAAACAACTGTTGAAGGCAAAGAAGGTAACACAAAAGATACTGAAAAACAAATCAGACTTGAAGCAAAATATACATTCTAA
- a CDS encoding molybdopterin-dependent oxidoreductase has protein sequence MIRHLIPSRVGAFWLENENIVPFEYDEAPTNLIHNYLSRIDHATRIKNPCVRKGFLDGTGVRGSDEFIEITWDEAINLVSNNLKKYYEKYGSSSIYAESYEWGGVGKISWGRACVQRLINVLGGGVFELGDYSTGAGIVIIPHIFGENVYSRPTDLKEIIKYAKLVVFWGANPLVTSKISHDIPMHEHEKYFYELSKRSDIEIIFIDTHINESAKKLNAKTILINSNTDAAMIIGICHYLYINDLYDKDFINNKVNGFSEFKDYFLGKKDGIIKDLVWASEICGVSYDDLLDFTNKLAKNPSKIISGRAIQRQHNGEYNYLALSSLAAMLGYIGKNGLGIEFNLCSGCKGESAKNTKSLKNLNTILGEVKGQNYYIPSSRLNDALLNPNKEIYYDNKLLKYPEIKLLINASGSYFTRQPNVNESIKAWNKAECIITLEPFWTSQAKLSDIVLPVAIEGERYDIEQSSNKEIIFALKPFQNTNYKSDFQICKEIAKKFNKSYEFCKDLDELDLMKIIYNDLSDNYAKENINLPSFDEFFEKSFIKIKGLKELPPFTRFSKLNKMNICINNETAKYDPSDEMKNKFSLHLSTPHSAYRLHSQLDNSIIRDSVSELEPVLIHSNLAKAKGIKNNDIVRIFNDRGEILCGARISDDVKENTIIVCEGAWWQPLDYTKKSLCINGNVNVLTSSKPSSNLSHSNIGHTCKVDIEKFNDDLIKFKDCYDKATIIDY, from the coding sequence ATGATAAGGCACTTAATACCAAGTAGAGTAGGGGCATTTTGGTTAGAAAATGAAAATATAGTTCCATTTGAATACGATGAAGCACCCACAAATTTAATACATAATTATTTAAGTAGGATAGACCATGCTACAAGAATTAAAAATCCTTGTGTTAGAAAAGGTTTTTTAGATGGGACTGGTGTTAGGGGTAGTGATGAATTCATAGAAATTACTTGGGATGAAGCCATAAATTTAGTATCAAATAATCTTAAAAAATATTATGAAAAATACGGCTCTAGTAGTATTTATGCTGAAAGCTACGAGTGGGGTGGTGTTGGTAAGATTAGTTGGGGTAGAGCCTGTGTGCAACGCTTAATCAATGTCTTAGGTGGTGGAGTTTTTGAATTAGGAGATTATTCTACTGGTGCTGGAATTGTTATTATCCCACACATTTTTGGCGAAAATGTATATTCTCGTCCAACTGATTTAAAAGAGATTATCAAATATGCAAAATTAGTTGTATTTTGGGGTGCAAATCCACTGGTTACTAGCAAAATTTCGCATGATATCCCTATGCACGAGCATGAAAAATACTTTTATGAATTATCAAAACGAAGTGATATTGAGATTATTTTTATTGATACTCATATAAATGAAAGTGCTAAAAAATTAAATGCTAAGACAATTTTGATTAATTCTAACACCGACGCAGCAATGATTATAGGCATTTGTCATTATCTTTACATAAATGATTTATATGATAAAGATTTTATAAATAATAAGGTAAATGGCTTTAGCGAATTTAAAGATTATTTTTTAGGTAAAAAAGATGGCATTATTAAAGATTTAGTGTGGGCTAGTGAAATTTGTGGCGTTTCTTATGATGATTTGCTTGATTTTACAAATAAACTTGCAAAAAATCCTAGCAAAATCATATCAGGTAGAGCTATACAAAGGCAACACAACGGCGAGTATAATTATCTAGCCCTTTCAAGTCTTGCAGCTATGTTAGGATATATCGGTAAAAACGGTTTAGGGATTGAATTTAATCTATGTAGTGGTTGTAAGGGCGAGAGTGCAAAAAATACAAAAAGTCTAAAGAATTTAAATACAATTTTAGGCGAAGTCAAAGGACAAAACTATTATATCCCTAGTTCAAGGCTAAATGATGCCTTGCTTAATCCAAACAAAGAAATTTATTATGATAATAAATTATTAAAATACCCAGAAATTAAGCTTTTAATCAATGCAAGTGGGTCATATTTTACAAGACAGCCTAATGTAAATGAGAGTATAAAAGCATGGAATAAAGCCGAGTGTATTATTACTTTAGAGCCTTTTTGGACTTCTCAAGCAAAGCTTAGCGATATAGTGTTACCAGTGGCGATTGAAGGTGAGCGTTATGATATAGAGCAAAGTTCTAATAAAGAAATAATTTTTGCATTAAAGCCTTTTCAAAATACAAATTATAAAAGTGATTTTCAAATTTGCAAAGAAATTGCTAAGAAATTTAACAAATCTTATGAATTTTGTAAAGATTTAGATGAATTAGACCTTATGAAAATAATATATAATGATTTAAGCGATAATTACGCTAAAGAGAATATAAATTTACCTAGTTTTGATGAGTTTTTTGAAAAATCATTTATAAAAATTAAAGGTTTAAAAGAATTACCGCCATTTACTAGATTTAGCAAACTTAACAAAATGAATATTTGCATTAATAACGAAACAGCAAAATACGACCCAAGCGATGAGATGAAAAATAAATTTTCACTACACCTTAGCACTCCGCATAGTGCTTATAGACTTCATTCTCAATTAGATAATTCTATTATAAGAGATAGTGTAAGCGAACTTGAACCAGTGCTAATACATTCAAATTTAGCCAAGGCTAAGGGTATAAAAAATAATGATATAGTAAGGATTTTTAATGATAGGGGTGAGATTTTATGTGGGGCTAGAATTAGCGATGATGTAAAAGAAAATACCATTATTGTGTGCGAAGGAGCGTGGTGGCAACCATTAGATTATACGAAAAAATCACTATGCATTAATGGTAATGTCAATGTTTTAACGAGTTCAAAACCTAGTTCAAATTTATCACATAGTAATATAGGGCATACTTGCAAGGTTGATATTGAAAAATTTAATGATGATTTAATTAAATTTAAAGATTGCTACGATAAGGCTACTATCATAGATTATTAA
- a CDS encoding Fic family protein, with product MQIINKDYIEIGIGLSLVDNLKPSDYFYETLKIAKTYKELEDSIKMYYKDKKLDIKQTGEKECDLVAINVAKYLEEDTFELNLTTLKTIHKNIFKNAFSQGLEKYVGVFRNVNITKNEKVLGGDKSVEYVDFNEINNTLNYDFNIEKKYKEKQILHIAKFISNIWQIHPFREGNTRTIAVFTIKYLKNKGINANNDIFKNHSKYFRDALVLANYENIKENIKADFSYLESFFNKFIIDKNIELKRFDFIKK from the coding sequence ATGCAAATCATAAATAAAGATTACATTGAAATAGGTATAGGGCTTAGTTTAGTAGATAATCTAAAACCTTCAGATTACTTTTATGAAACACTAAAAATAGCAAAAACATACAAAGAATTAGAAGATAGCATTAAAATGTATTATAAAGACAAAAAACTTGATATTAAACAAACAGGTGAAAAAGAATGCGATTTAGTAGCTATAAATGTAGCTAAATATTTAGAAGAAGACACTTTTGAATTAAATTTAACTACTTTAAAAACTATACATAAAAACATATTTAAAAATGCTTTTTCGCAAGGACTTGAAAAATATGTTGGGGTTTTTAGAAATGTAAATATCACTAAAAATGAAAAGGTTTTAGGTGGTGATAAAAGCGTAGAATATGTTGATTTTAATGAGATAAATAATACTCTTAACTATGATTTTAATATAGAAAAAAAATATAAAGAAAAACAAATATTACACATAGCTAAATTTATAAGTAATATTTGGCAAATTCACCCATTTCGTGAAGGCAACACTAGAACAATAGCCGTTTTTACAATAAAATACTTAAAAAATAAAGGTATTAATGCTAATAATGATATTTTTAAAAATCATTCAAAATATTTTAGAGATGCTTTAGTTTTAGCTAATTATGAAAACATAAAAGAAAATATAAAAGCTGATTTTTCATATTTAGAAAGTTTTTTTAATAAATTTATAATTGATAAAAATATAGAACTGAAACGATTTGATTTTATAAAAAAATAA
- the dcuC gene encoding C4-dicarboxylate transporter DcuC encodes MTKLLLGGGADFKVNLIKAIVPIIPVAILLIVNNSNFQSFYNETFNAKLPKIAISHAMIIGSFIAFLTCYKDIKAGDIVKKFFAGMGEGFSHVYGIITCALIFVAGLNAIGFVSNLVEIMKQNPQIATFAGSVGTFILALITGSGDAAALSFNQAVTIHSNDFGIDPMHLGSAITAVAGLGRSMSPIAGAAIICAGYAKVNPIELAKRNAIPTVIASILYILITL; translated from the coding sequence ATGACGAAACTCTTATTGGGGGGGGGTGCAGACTTTAAAGTAAATTTAATAAAAGCTATCGTCCCTATTATTCCAGTAGCTATACTTTTAATAGTAAATAATTCAAATTTTCAATCATTTTATAACGAAACTTTCAACGCAAAATTACCAAAAATAGCAATATCTCACGCAATGATTATAGGTTCTTTTATAGCATTTTTGACATGTTATAAAGATATAAAAGCTGGTGATATAGTTAAGAAATTTTTTGCTGGTATGGGTGAGGGATTTTCACATGTTTATGGGATTATTACTTGTGCATTGATATTTGTAGCAGGTCTTAATGCTATTGGTTTTGTATCAAATTTGGTTGAAATTATGAAACAAAATCCGCAAATAGCGACATTTGCTGGTTCGGTAGGAACATTTATTTTAGCATTAATTACAGGAAGTGGTGATGCTGCTGCTCTAAGTTTTAATCAAGCAGTTACTATACACTCTAATGATTTTGGAATTGACCCTATGCATTTAGGTTCAGCTATTACTGCTGTTGCAGGGCTTGGACGAAGTATGAGTCCTATTGCTGGTGCAGCAATTATTTGCGCAGGATATGCAAAAGTAAATCCGATTGAACTTGCAAAAAGAAATGCAATTCCTACAGTTATAGCATCTATTTTATATATTTTAATCACACTATAA
- the dcuC gene encoding C4-dicarboxylate transporter DcuC yields the protein MDILQNILGILVVIFMIILLIKKYESRMVLFSCGAILCIIAGSPMDAFEAFTKAIKNAKVIEPIVASMGFAYVLKLTECDKHLVHSLSKFLKHAGIFLVPGAVLITAFINISITSSSGCSAAVGAIIIPLLMRMGVHPAMAASTVFLGTYGSANLNPGYAQTIIVSEVSGKSVMDVIHYEAIYFGMSGLVCALLLMAVAFYLKEYKGYNDETLIGGGCRL from the coding sequence ATGGATATTTTACAAAATATCTTAGGTATTCTTGTAGTAATTTTTATGATAATTTTACTTATCAAAAAATATGAATCAAGAATGGTTTTGTTTAGTTGTGGTGCGATTTTATGCATAATCGCTGGTAGTCCTATGGACGCATTTGAAGCTTTTACTAAAGCTATTAAAAATGCAAAAGTAATTGAACCAATAGTAGCATCAATGGGTTTTGCTTATGTTTTAAAATTAACTGAATGTGATAAACATTTGGTGCATTCTTTATCAAAATTTTTAAAACACGCAGGTATATTTTTAGTGCCAGGTGCTGTTTTGATTACTGCATTTATTAATATTTCAATCACAAGTTCTAGTGGGTGTTCAGCAGCTGTTGGTGCTATTATAATACCACTTTTAATGAGAATGGGAGTTCATCCTGCAATGGCTGCTAGTACAGTATTTTTAGGAACTTATGGAAGTGCAAATTTAAATCCAGGTTATGCTCAAACAATAATCGTAAGTGAAGTAAGTGGTAAGAGTGTAATGGATGTGATACATTACGAAGCAATATATTTTGGTATGTCAGGTCTTGTATGTGCATTATTATTAATGGCAGTGGCATTTTATTTAAAAGAATATAAAGGATACAATGACGAAACTCTTATTGGGGGGGGGTGCAGACTTTAA